Genomic segment of Drosophila takahashii strain IR98-3 E-12201 chromosome X, DtakHiC1v2, whole genome shotgun sequence:
TTGGGACCCAACAGCATGAACGAGTTAATTAACTTTGAACCcgacatttttggccaagtggcTGGGCAACATGGAAACCGCATTAGGCGACCCACAACTAACGATGCTCATTAGGCAGCCACTCATCCCTGGCCCGCCCATTTTTACACCTTTTACACATTTGCGTAGAAGCCGTTGCGTTAATAATTTAACCGCCATCCCTCTCGATCCGAGTTAACGAGAAATTAAGATCGAtgtcaaattaattatttagctttcaaattatcgataatttcgatatttaaaacaaatagattcgataatatcgatgctTTCGAGGAAAAGACATATTTAATATCGAGAATAGGCAAACTGTTGATatcttttccatttttcaaaatatagatacgataatatcgatatttaaTTGGTAAAAGACATATTTAATATCGAGGAATagcaaactgtcgatattttttcaagctctacttAAAACTTTCTGCAATACACAATTTAAGAATCGGTGGCCTACAGAAATGATAGTCTGtttgaaatcatttataaatgatcctaaaagtatgcagtggaaaatataaaatgttgttttaaaatactttaagggTAGTTTTACGTTTTTAGAATCCTTGAAAATAGCTTAAAATGTAAAGACATCTCTCTACCACTAATTAATGTTCCATTTACCTTTCTGATTTCCTGGCAGATTAAAAGCCGGCTGGAGCAGCTCGAAGACCAGCGAACCGCTGCGtccggaggagcaggaggccaTCATCTCGGTGATCCGGCGCAACGAGGAGATCGAGGTGGCCGAGCGGCAGCGGGTGGGTCGTCTGGTGGAGCGGGTCGAGAAGATCAAGCAGCATGCGGTGGAGCGGGGGCCCAACTGCTGCCGCCTCTGCGGCGACGCCTTCGGCATCCTGCGGCCGCAGCGCATCCTGTGCGAGGACTGCCGCCAGTCGGTGTGCGCCAAGTGCAGCGTGGACATCAACATCCGCTACCACACCAGCGAGCGGTCCCGGGAGATCTGGCTGTGCCGCATCTGCTCCGAGACGCGCGAGATGTGGAAGAAGTCGGGCGCCTGGTTCTTCAAGGGCCTGCCCAAGTACGATATGCCGCGCAGCgccagtgccacgcccattccCACCCCGGGACACCCCGGATCCATGGCAGGTGGGTGGGTTTTTTCAGGGCGGTAGGGGGTTGTGAATGGTAGCGAAAGATAGCAGGCTAGAACGTGCCAGGAATTCAAACCCTTTGCCCTCATTCCTTAAAGCTAAGCTCCCAAGGCGGTTCGGAATCCTACGGAACCCCACAGCAATGCAAGGACAATAACATTAGTTTGCCAAATACAAATGTGGAACCCCTTCCCACCTAAGGAAGTTTTATTTAGCATTATTTCAAGTATTATTTAAAGCACACAGActttttttatcctttttgtttggtacattaaatttaatgtatttttactTACATTTCATGTTGTCCAATGACAAGGTCacatatttaattgtataGATTCAGACAAAAGCTTTCAAGGCCGCGCGACATGCAAAATtccacattaatttttaatctcTCGAAAAGCACTAAAGCCAAAGGCGATTTCTTCACAGGAAACACAAAGTGCGGAAACTCTTAAATATTCAACAAGTACACTATACTATTTACACAAAaccattataaatattacaatggGTTCCTTATATTTCCACTAtcagaatatttatttgaatttttaaaaatttatttttttaaatatcccaAGTCCCAGcaagtatttaaaaacatatttagtaAACCAGTTACAACAACTAttcttgaaacaaacaaattaattttattggtGTAATGCTGAATGTTAGACACCCACGGAACCCAcaaatgctttttaaaaacaGCTAAACAATTGTTTTCGAATTTCGTTTCAGGAACATCATGAAATGTTTCCATACCCATAGtccaattccaaataaatCGTTATAGACGCTTCTTTATGGTAACCATAATCAGAGCTTCAACTGGATGGGTTCAAATAAAACAGTCAATAAGTGTAGTTCGTTCAGAGTCATTTGACAATTCCAACTCCAAATCGGTTCGACAAAAAGTGACAATGAAATTAATCAAGACACGCGAATTCTTCTCGAATTCCACTGATGTTTCTCCCATTCCAGCTAAAACTCATCAGTCGTCGATAGATATAAGCTTTCATTCAGAGCAACACCACTAATTACCTTCGACTTATCGACCTATCAACGACTATCGCTATTATCATCGTCCGCCCATCGCTATAATCGGGGTTCTGTCTAGTTTATCGCTTATCGAAAAGATCGCAGTCTGTGAATCGGAATCTGATAGCCACAGTGGTCAGGTCAGTTTTAGGTGCATTTCGATTGCGATTGCTATCGATACCGATACCGTACGACTATCGCTATTATCGCTTGAATCGGAATCAGAGAATCGGAATGTTGTAAAGGTATTGCTTCATTCCAAATCCCCCAACGATTCGATTGAGAGCACTTGCCATCGGGAAAATCGATAACCAATCGAATTGATCGCTAATCGCTGTATTTGTCTCTGTAATCGCAGGAGACACGCGGGCCGTTCAAAGCTGCCATGCGACGCCGACGCGTCCGGCGCGGGTAAAGAAGCTAACGATCCGGGTGAACGACAgcagctccagcagcagcggccACTCGGAGCCGGAGGACGAGGTGGACGCCGGGGCACTGGGCATTGGTGGCATAACCAAGGGCGTCTCCGCGAACCGACTGCAGCGGGAGGATAGCTTCCGGCTGAGGGCCTACGGCTCCATACGCAGCTTCATCGATGGCGGCGAGCGCAAGTTGTCCAACTCCTTCTTCTTTGGCCGCCAGCAGAGCCAACGGCCCTCGGAGTGCCCGGAATACGACAGCGTCAGCATGTCCAAGTTGCGCCGGGAGAGCAGCTTCCTGCGTCGCGGCTCCGTCAGCTCCTCCTGGTCGATCAGCGATAGTTCCGGTTCCGGATCCAACAACTCGGGCAACTCCCAATCGCAATCGCaattccagcagcagcagcagcaacatcagcagcagcagctgcactgCCGGGATCCGCTGCTCGGCTGGCTGGAGATCGCCATCAGCTACCGGGAGGCCTTCCACAGCCTCGACTGCACCATGGTGCGGGCCCGGGATCTGCCGGCCATGGACGCCGCCGGACTGGCGGACCCCTACTGCAAGCTGAACATCATCACGCCGGAGGCGCACACCAAGTACACGCGGTGGCAGCGCACCAAGACGGTGCACAAGACCCGCAATCCGGAGTTCAACGAGACGCTGCAGTTCGTCGGCGTGGAGCCCGAGGAGCTGGGCAACTCGCTGCTCTACGTGGCCCTCTTCGACGACGACAAGTACGGGCACGACTTCCTCGGCGCGGCCAAGGTCTGCCTTTCCACGGTGAGTTCGGTTCGGGGTGCACTGGAAGAATAGAGAAATCGAAATATTAAAGGGCTAGGTAAAAccacagaatttttttaaatctcctATAAAAGTGTCTGAAAGTATGCTATGAAAAATCTAAAGACTTAAGGTAAAATATCGACAGTCTgatatttttcgatatttaattagtgttttcccttcaaaaccttcaaaacaaattatcaaaaatatcgaacatatcgatcattttcaagctctatctTAAGAACTTTCccacttaaaatatattgctgcatacttttagacaccctAGCGGCCGAGGAATAGTGAAATCGAAATAACTACGGACTAATTAAAACCGCAGAATTTTTCCAATCTCCTATAAAGGTGTCTGAAAGTTTGCTATGGAAAATCTAAAGACTTTCTTAAGGTTAAATATCGACAGCCTgctatttctcgatatttaatttgGGTTTTCCCTTCAAAATATCGAACATTTCGatcattttcaagctctacctTCAGGACTTTCctccttaaaatatattgctacatacttttagacaccctAACCGGCAATTTCAAAACCATAGTGGTTTTTCTCACTGTGCAGAGCTTTGCAACCGTCGAAAAGCGTAATTGCTTATAAAGCCCCCCGGCATATCCTTTGCTACCAACTGAATTTATGCACAAACGTTCTGGCACAAAGGAAAATTCGGTTAATTGTGTAAAGCTAAGTACTTCATACAGTTGGGTGCTTTTCTCTGGCTTTTAACTTCTCCTCGGTTGCAACAACTAAGTAGTAATtggttttcaaaatatataaactagcAACGGAAGTAGAAAGTCGGTGGTGGACAAAAAAGGGTAACGGGGGCTATAAAGTGTTTTGTGTCCTGAGGTTGTGCACTATTCGGAGTTAGTAATAAACCGGCTTCCGAAAAATGGTTTAAAGAAGTCAAGAGGTATGCAAagtatacctaaaataaagtgttgcatacttttcgacACCTTTTGAAAAGATTTAATAGCATCGTTTTCAaggaatcctttaaagatgtcaaaaagtatgcaaagtaTTCaagaaaatttcgaatttcagACCCAAAATaaagtgttgcatacttttgaacACCTTTGttttaaagattaaataaaatcgCTCAATTCGAATGATTCCTTTTCAGGTGCACAGCACATCGCAGTACCGCATTTCGGTGCCCCTGGGCGTGGAGGACCAGTACAGCAACGCGGCGGAGTTGGCCCAGAATTGGCCAAACGGCAAGATGCTGCTCTCCTTGTGCTACAATACGAAACGGAGGGCGCTGGTGGTGAACGTGAAGCAGTGCATCAATCTGATGGCCATGGACAACAACGGCAGCTCCGATCCCTTCGTCAAGATGTGAGTTAGTTCTCTTAAACTAATATTCCCCAATTAACCCGATTATCCATCCCAAACAGCCAACTCAAGCCGGATGCGCACAAGAACAAGAAGCACAAGACCAGCGTCAAGTGGCGCACGCTCAATCCCATCTACAACGAGGAGTTCTACTTCGAGGCGAGTCCCCACGACCTCAACAAGGAGATGCTCATCCTGACCGTCTGGGACAAGGATCTCGGCAAGAGCAACGACTTCCTCGGCAGCCTGCAGCTGGGCGCCCAGAGCAAGGGCGACCGCCTGCAGCAGTGGCTCGACTGCATCCGATTGCCCGACCACTTCCACGAGAAATGGCATTGCCTCGCCCCCGACAATCCCGCCCACTGAGAGACCCATCCAATCCCCACTCGCCCCAAAGTCCCCAGTCCAATCGGTTCGATCTTATCTGGACCGTCATGGATCTTTTCCTATAAGACACATTTTCACGAACTGATTTCTCAGCCCAGTTACGAACCGGAAGTCCAGTCAATAGCTTTtaaaatatccttttttttcagatttaattttttttttatctagcTTGTTATTAAAGTTAACAATAATGTTTAGTAATCGATTAGATTTTCATGTCCCAGGTATATTTTAACTACAATGTTTCCTATATAGATATTTACCATAACTTCTTACTCCATTTTTTGTACTTtcaacatttaatattttaagtaacagcattttgaatattttagttCTTAGTAGTATAGCTTTTCTTTATGAAACTAATGACCTATTTTAGTAATtggaatttattaataaatagagGACGTTATATCGCAAAACTAAGGAGAGAAATCAGGTCGCGGAAATAAGGCTTTAGCTCcaaatatacacatatatattaacatatacatacatatatatattatatacatatatttttgataagcCTGAGTGGGTGTGAGTAAGCGAGAACAAGCTAGAGAGCGAGATAGCGCTAGGAgtgttgtgtgtgtttgagtgACTGCTTTCCAAAATCTCGTACTTAACCCCAATTTTCTATGTCTATACTTTGGCTCCTAACGACATTTTTGTACACTGTATATAGCTTATTTAAGTGTCCTTACCAAGGGTTAACCAACATCAAAATCTTTTCGATTCATTGCTAAATTCAATCTATAATCAAACGTATACTTATGTACTTCAATATATcgaaatatataaatctatATTCTCAAAAAGTATCGAAGGCTTTATTGCAAAGGGGTTTGTATACTTAAAGATGGAAAAGAAtatatcatataaataaacttaaaacaaaaataaaaacatataaaaaagtcCTGTCTACGCcccaataaaatctattacattttttt
This window contains:
- the Rph gene encoding rabphilin-3A; translation: MDFQNRNNTANKFVCPSDRQLALRAKLKAGWSSSKTSEPLRPEEQEAIISVIRRNEEIEVAERQRVGRLVERVEKIKQHAVERGPNCCRLCGDAFGILRPQRILCEDCRQSVCAKCSVDINIRYHTSERSREIWLCRICSETREMWKKSGAWFFKGLPKYDMPRSASATPIPTPGHPGSMAGDTRAVQSCHATPTRPARVKKLTIRVNDSSSSSSGHSEPEDEVDAGALGIGGITKGVSANRLQREDSFRLRAYGSIRSFIDGGERKLSNSFFFGRQQSQRPSECPEYDSVSMSKLRRESSFLRRGSVSSSWSISDSSGSGSNNSGNSQSQSQFQQQQQQHQQQQLHCRDPLLGWLEIAISYREAFHSLDCTMVRARDLPAMDAAGLADPYCKLNIITPEAHTKYTRWQRTKTVHKTRNPEFNETLQFVGVEPEELGNSLLYVALFDDDKYGHDFLGAAKVCLSTVHSTSQYRISVPLGVEDQYSNAAELAQNWPNGKMLLSLCYNTKRRALVVNVKQCINLMAMDNNGSSDPFVKIQLKPDAHKNKKHKTSVKWRTLNPIYNEEFYFEASPHDLNKEMLILTVWDKDLGKSNDFLGSLQLGAQSKGDRLQQWLDCIRLPDHFHEKWHCLAPDNPAH